One genomic segment of Candidatus Zixiibacteriota bacterium includes these proteins:
- a CDS encoding C45 family peptidase, translating into MRKALLNLILFFLLPFLQVFAQQSTLSKEERGYLSKGYRIDKNGWTFLHLEGSPFEIGFQRGYLTAKEIFDFCQAEKILIKYTTSQDYDFFVKKATELFRDKVSGEYIEEMQGMVAGADRAGQAITFDEILFLNGFIDLKWYWWPSVKDEVIKKDGGPGCSAFIATGKQTRDGKIVMAHNSWCGYPEAKFFNVIVDLVPEEGHRILMQAWGPLIYSGSDFFITGAGLIGTETTIGGFKGYDTSGTPIFERARKAMQYANSIDEWANTLIEKNSGAYANSWLLGDINTNEIARLELGLKFHSLEKTADGYYAGSNVTSNPQILHGESDGIFDDIRDNIVARRVRWNRLMNEYEGSIDVALAKQMLADHYDTYLEVDRPGNRTICGHIELNDGKVPSISLPYYPAGAFDGKVVTSEMAKSWQIWAKWGHPCDSSFRADEFLEKHQQYDWMAPVLKDIIAGQWTVFPLGKEE; encoded by the coding sequence GTGAGAAAGGCATTACTCAATCTAATTCTGTTCTTTCTACTGCCTTTTCTTCAGGTTTTCGCACAACAATCGACGCTGAGCAAAGAAGAACGGGGATACCTTAGTAAAGGGTATCGTATTGACAAGAACGGCTGGACATTTTTGCATCTTGAGGGAAGTCCCTTTGAAATTGGCTTCCAGCGGGGATATTTGACCGCCAAAGAAATCTTTGATTTTTGCCAAGCGGAAAAGATTCTGATAAAATACACTACCTCTCAAGATTATGATTTCTTTGTAAAAAAGGCTACCGAGTTATTCAGAGACAAAGTGTCTGGCGAATATATCGAAGAGATGCAAGGTATGGTTGCGGGAGCGGACCGTGCCGGGCAGGCAATCACGTTCGATGAAATACTGTTTCTGAACGGGTTTATCGACCTCAAATGGTACTGGTGGCCATCAGTCAAAGATGAGGTCATTAAGAAAGACGGAGGCCCGGGGTGCAGCGCCTTTATAGCTACAGGAAAACAGACCCGTGACGGCAAAATCGTGATGGCTCACAACTCCTGGTGTGGGTATCCCGAGGCTAAATTCTTCAATGTAATAGTTGACTTAGTGCCGGAAGAAGGACACCGTATTCTCATGCAGGCCTGGGGTCCCCTGATTTACAGCGGTTCCGATTTTTTCATTACCGGAGCAGGTTTAATAGGGACAGAAACCACAATCGGCGGATTCAAGGGATATGATACATCAGGCACACCGATTTTCGAAAGAGCCCGTAAAGCGATGCAGTATGCCAATAGTATCGATGAATGGGCGAATACTCTGATTGAAAAAAATAGTGGAGCCTATGCCAATTCCTGGTTGCTCGGAGATATCAATACCAACGAGATTGCTCGACTGGAGCTCGGCCTCAAATTTCACAGCCTGGAAAAGACCGCTGATGGATACTATGCTGGCTCTAATGTTACTTCTAATCCTCAGATTCTGCATGGTGAATCAGATGGCATTTTTGATGATATTCGGGATAACATTGTAGCAAGGCGGGTTCGCTGGAATCGCTTGATGAATGAATATGAAGGATCAATTGATGTTGCACTGGCTAAGCAAATGTTGGCAGACCATTATGATACCTACCTTGAAGTAGATAGACCTGGTAACAGAACCATTTGCGGTCACATTGAACTGAATGATGGCAAAGTCCCTAGCATTTCGCTGCCTTATTATCCGGCAGGCGCATTTGATGGCAAAGTGGTGACTTCAGAGATGGCGAAGAGCTGGCAGATTTGGGCAAAATGGGGTCATCCTTGCGACAGCAGTTTCAGAGCAGACGAATTTCTGGAAAAGCATCAACAGTATGATTGGATGGCGCCGGTATTGAAAGATATCATTGCAGGTCAATGGACAGTATTCCCGCTTGGGAAGGAAGAATGA